Proteins found in one Brachypodium distachyon strain Bd21 chromosome 5, Brachypodium_distachyon_v3.0, whole genome shotgun sequence genomic segment:
- the LOC100827131 gene encoding uncharacterized protein LOC100827131, with product MAEGEEQKKSGEEGEEKKSTHPPGFRFMPTDEELVEYYLLPRLQGRPHVPNDCIIEDNVYRCHPDELIDGHKDKGETSWYFLTPRSRKYTKGDRPDRCTDDHRGRWKASTGKTEIEKETVGNVRVKFFESTLGYHVGPVDTETKTKWLMRELSIKDFQIKLDQNSMKLDEYVMCRIYVTPRHKSNNDDEAGPSGTSTCQEQEASPAPSQPEPVESGAQAQGGAAPNKLSARQKGKRPVEAMRRGPMATPKRGSPLDLLLGPPAPLHAGGGMQPPFWPGRPMVNRARTSMMAFSGRVGPRAHTSMPRPPMAFMGQVRPSVHASMPRPPMAFSGQVPRFRAAHGAAAAGNFGQAMMMQRHMNPAGQAFRLPPPPTVTRSPEERMQPETEEMSEQRVLQQLENEWMMHAGGMVQAQQQPATGNVAAYPTQPMAFTEQHEWMCGTMEQQPGNVTYATQQPHEPMAFFAQQEQEQQLYFDGDDNRHQYLGQPMVLQSEFEFTPCNYQHVEVGQQFQSGCAVVVPDSAAATTPLAASTAEVQRAEEPEPETGARMRGQTSEGNATTMRGSALLSWQQRTGVLPDGTSASADDDGTRHDSQR from the exons ATGGCAGAAGGGGAGGAGCAGAAGAAAagcggagaagaaggggaggagaagaagagcacGCACCCGCCGGGTTTCCGGTTCATGCCGACGGACGAGGAGCTCGTGGAGTACTATCTCCTCCCCAGGCTGCAGGGCCGGCCGCACGTGCCCAATGACTGCATCATCGAGGACAACGTGTACCGGTGCCACCCGGACGAGCTCATCGACG GGCACAAGGATAAGGGCGAGACGAGCTGGTACTTCCTGACGCCGAGGTCTCGCAAGTACACGAAAGGCGACAGGCCGGACCGGTGCACGGACGACCACCGCGGGCGTTGGAAGGCGTCCACGGGCAAAACGGAGATCGAGAAGGAGACCGTCGGCAACGTCAGGGTCAAGTTCTTCGAGAGCACGCTCGGCTACCACGTCGGGCCCGTCGACACGGAGACGAAGACCAAGTGGCTGATGCGCGAGCTCAGCATCAAGGACTTCCAGATCAAGCTCGACCAGAACAGCATGAAG TTGGACGAGTACGTCATGTGCAGGATCTACGTGACGCCGAGGCACAAAAGCAacaacgacgacgaggcgggtcCGAGTGGCACTAGCACGtgccaagaacaagaagcgAGCCCGGCCCCGTCGCAGCCCGAGCCCGTGGAAAGCGGCGCCCAAGCACAAGGGGGAGCGGCGCCGAATAAGCTTTCGGCGCGGCAGAAGGGCAAGAGGCCCGTGGAGGCTATGCGGCGGGGGCCCATGGCTACGCCCAAGCGGGGGAGCCCGTTGGACCTGCTCCTCGGCCCACCAGCGCCGCTGCACGCCGGTGGCGGCATGCAGCCGCCTTTCTGGCCCGGGCGACCGATGGTGAATAGAGCCCGTACATCAATGATGGCATTCAGCGGCCGGGTTGGGCCCAGAGCTCACACATCGATGCCGCGGCCGCCTATGGCGTTCATGGGCCAGGTGCGGCCCAGCGTTCACGCATCAATGCCGCGGCCGCCGATGGCATTCAGCGGCCAGGTGCCGCGGTTCCGGGCCGCGCAcggcgctgctgcagctgggaATTTCGGTCAGGCAATGATGATGCAACGACACATGAATCCGGCCGGCCAAGCGTTCAGattaccgccgccgcctaccgTCACGCGATCCCCAGAGGAGCGGATGCAGCCGGAGACGGAAGAGATGAGCGAGCAGCGTGTGCTTCAACAACTTGAGAACGAATGGATGATGCATGCCGGCGGCATGGTGCAAGCGCAACAGCAGCCAGCTACAGGTAATGTGGCGGCTTACCCGACGCAGCCGATGGCGTTCACGGAGCAGCACGAGTGGATGTGTGGCACGATGGAGCAACAACCTGGTAATGTAACTTACGCCACGCAGCAACCGCACGAGCCGATGGCCTTCTTCGcccagcaggagcaggagcagcagctatACTTCGACGGTGACGACAACCGTCATCAATATTTGGGGCAACCCATGGTACTTCAGTCTGAGTTTGAGTTCACGCCTTGCAACTATCAACATGTCGAAGTTGGACAGCAGTTCCAGAGTGgttgcgccgtcgtcgtcccaGATTCTGCCGCCGCAACGACGCCGCTGGCGGCGTCGACGGCCGAGGTGCAGAGGGCGGAGGAGCCAGAACCGGAGACCGGAGCCAGAATGAGGGGGCAGACGTCGGAGGGGAATGCAACCACGATGAGGGGAAGCGCTCTGTTGAGTTGGCAACAACGAACCGGGGTGTTGCCAGACGGGACATCAGCTTCCGCTGATGACGATGGCACCCGACATGATTCGCAACGCTGA
- the LOC100827446 gene encoding uncharacterized protein LOC100827446 isoform X1, which produces MKPPHPPPPPPTLSAAESDAPPKKRKLEEVGFQVSPYYKIRAAIANLRGRFLQVCQATDFQKKDAALEILKEIKVVMELSKKMRLDMSTAAEPVKPLDIPAVRAAMNKPTGEVLYGEKNQVPQVVQEKVPLEPVSSQTAAKGIPFGIQQEAVKNQTNHQGERVQGTYVFGGSPIGWNFRTWPGGKAVYYGPTRAEWLARQAAK; this is translated from the exons ATGAAGCCacctcatcctcctccgccgccgccgacgcttTCCGCTGCTGAGTCCGACGCGCCGCCAAAGAAGCGGAAGCTGGAAGAGGTGGGATTCCAAGTCTCGCCCTACTACAAGATCAGAGCAGCCATCGCCAACCTCCGCGGCCGCTTCCTTCAG GTTTGCCAAGCTACTGATTTCCAAAAGAAAGATGCTGCTCTTGAGATTCTGAAAG AGATAAAAGTTGTCATGGAATTGTCCAAGAAAATGAGGCTTGATATGTCTACTGCTGCTGAGCCTGTAAAACCATTGGACATTCCTGCAGTTAGAGCTGCCATGAACAAGCCCACAGGAGAAGTCCTATATGGAGAGAAGAATCAAGTGCCTCAGGTTGTCCAGGAGAAGGTGCCACTCGAGCCTGTTAGCTCGCAGACTGCTGCTAAGGGGATACCTTTTGGCATTCAGCAGGAAGCAGTAAAGAACCAAACAAATCATCAGGGCGAACGAGTGCAAGGGACTTATGTCTTTGGTGGATCACCCATTGGCTGGAATTTTCGTACGTGGCCTGGAGGTAAAGCAGTCTACTATGGCCCTACCAGAGCTGAGTGGCTGGCACGCCAAGCTGCAAAGTGA
- the LOC100827446 gene encoding uncharacterized protein LOC100827446 isoform X2 has product MKPPHPPPPPPTLSAAESDAPPKKRKLEEVGFQVSPYYKIRAAIANLRGRFLQVCQATDFQKKDAALEILKGSLAQNVGL; this is encoded by the exons ATGAAGCCacctcatcctcctccgccgccgccgacgcttTCCGCTGCTGAGTCCGACGCGCCGCCAAAGAAGCGGAAGCTGGAAGAGGTGGGATTCCAAGTCTCGCCCTACTACAAGATCAGAGCAGCCATCGCCAACCTCCGCGGCCGCTTCCTTCAG GTTTGCCAAGCTACTGATTTCCAAAAGAAAGATGCTGCTCTTGAGATTCTGAAAG GTTCATTGGCTCAAAATGTTGGTTTATAG
- the LOC100842612 gene encoding 5-amino-6-(5-phospho-D-ribitylamino)uracil phosphatase, chloroplastic isoform X1 codes for MEGSRTHYCLSGWRPSPPSKGSAARGQVRGSPALLSSPPPSTPPPPPILPRDFEEMISSISLLDSSHQLIHKLYRRCWPSNSHFTLSMHSTAKSGGKSMRVKMAHLKPHATDFKRTPQAHEEDNVFYKFVYRLPESLSWLLLSQERAKEPAAPKKKQRKEGAVAGNRFGVILEWEGVVVEDDDPDLEPRVWYVLSLEESKSFPPDAVLKEIEGMRTDQAISKVLNWSGDPKEIKRLAARKEAVYQKLRGRFYQLRPGVLDFLNTLVEFDIPIAIATSRPRTSLEEEIKAVGLQGYFDAIVAAEDFRCGRPDGEMFEVAAKQLGLEPDVCLVMGNSNLTTESAHTAGMRCVAVASRHPAYELHAANHVVRWLDQLSVVDLQKLANGEILGCRGRRSDMDMEILIEE; via the exons ATGGAAGGCAGCCGGACGCATTATTGCCTATCCGGATGGAGGCCGTCTCCACCATCCAAGGGAAGCGCAGCAAGGGGACAAGTGCGGGGTTCGCCTGCTCTTCTCTCTTCCCCTCCCCCTTCAACTCCTCCGCCCCCTCCCATTCTTCCTCGG GATTTTGAAGAAATGATCTCATCCATCAGCCTACTTGACAGTTCCCACCAGCTCATTCACAAATTATACAGGAGATGCTGGCCAAGCAACTCACATTTCACACTGAGCATGCATTCAACTGCAAAATCTGGGGGTAAAAGCATGAGGGTGAAGATGGCACATCTCAAGCCCCATGCAACTGACTTCAAGAGGACCCCCCAGGCCCACGAGGAAGACAATGTGTTCTACAAATTTGTTTATAGGCTCCCTGAAAGCCTCAGCTGGCTGCTCCTGTCGCAAGAAAGGGCTAAGGAACCAGCAGCCCCAAAGAAGAAACAGCGGAAGGAAGGAGCTGTGGCTGGTAATCGGTTTGGTGTGATATTGGAGTGGGAGGGTGTTGTTGTCGAAGATGATGACCCGGATCTAGAGCCCCGGGTGTGGTATGTCTTATCACTCGAAGAGTCAAAGTCTTTCCCCCCGGATGCAGTACTGAAGGAAATTGAGGGAATGAGAACTGATCAGGCTATCTCAAAAGTCTTAAATTGGTCTGGTGAtccaaaagaaattaaaaggtTGGCAGCACGTAAGGAGGCAGTCTATCAAAAGCTCCGAGGTCGATTCTACCAGCTGCGACCAGGTGTTCTCGATTTCTTGAACACCCTTGTGGAATTTGACATCCCAATAGCAATTGCAACTTCTCGCCCACGGACGAGCctggaagaagagatcaaaGCTGTTGGTCTGCAAGGCTACTTTGATGCTAtagtggcggcggaggacttCCGCTGCGGGAGACCTGATGGTGAGATGTTTGAGGTTGCAGCAAAGCAACTTGGTCTTGAGCCTGATGTTTGTCTTGTGATGGGCAACTCAAACTTGACAACAGAATCTGCACACACTGCTGGGATGAGATGTGTTGCGGTTGCAAGCCGACACCCTGCCTATGAACTTCATGCAGCAAACCATGTTGTGAGATGGCTCGATCAGCTCTCTGTTGTTGATCTGCAGAAGCTTGCCAATGGTGAGATTCTTGGGTGCAGGGGCAGACGATCTGACATGGACATGGAGATTCTGATCGAGGAGTGA
- the LOC100842612 gene encoding 5-amino-6-(5-phospho-D-ribitylamino)uracil phosphatase, chloroplastic isoform X2, with product MHSTAKSGGKSMRVKMAHLKPHATDFKRTPQAHEEDNVFYKFVYRLPESLSWLLLSQERAKEPAAPKKKQRKEGAVAGNRFGVILEWEGVVVEDDDPDLEPRVWYVLSLEESKSFPPDAVLKEIEGMRTDQAISKVLNWSGDPKEIKRLAARKEAVYQKLRGRFYQLRPGVLDFLNTLVEFDIPIAIATSRPRTSLEEEIKAVGLQGYFDAIVAAEDFRCGRPDGEMFEVAAKQLGLEPDVCLVMGNSNLTTESAHTAGMRCVAVASRHPAYELHAANHVVRWLDQLSVVDLQKLANGEILGCRGRRSDMDMEILIEE from the coding sequence ATGCATTCAACTGCAAAATCTGGGGGTAAAAGCATGAGGGTGAAGATGGCACATCTCAAGCCCCATGCAACTGACTTCAAGAGGACCCCCCAGGCCCACGAGGAAGACAATGTGTTCTACAAATTTGTTTATAGGCTCCCTGAAAGCCTCAGCTGGCTGCTCCTGTCGCAAGAAAGGGCTAAGGAACCAGCAGCCCCAAAGAAGAAACAGCGGAAGGAAGGAGCTGTGGCTGGTAATCGGTTTGGTGTGATATTGGAGTGGGAGGGTGTTGTTGTCGAAGATGATGACCCGGATCTAGAGCCCCGGGTGTGGTATGTCTTATCACTCGAAGAGTCAAAGTCTTTCCCCCCGGATGCAGTACTGAAGGAAATTGAGGGAATGAGAACTGATCAGGCTATCTCAAAAGTCTTAAATTGGTCTGGTGAtccaaaagaaattaaaaggtTGGCAGCACGTAAGGAGGCAGTCTATCAAAAGCTCCGAGGTCGATTCTACCAGCTGCGACCAGGTGTTCTCGATTTCTTGAACACCCTTGTGGAATTTGACATCCCAATAGCAATTGCAACTTCTCGCCCACGGACGAGCctggaagaagagatcaaaGCTGTTGGTCTGCAAGGCTACTTTGATGCTAtagtggcggcggaggacttCCGCTGCGGGAGACCTGATGGTGAGATGTTTGAGGTTGCAGCAAAGCAACTTGGTCTTGAGCCTGATGTTTGTCTTGTGATGGGCAACTCAAACTTGACAACAGAATCTGCACACACTGCTGGGATGAGATGTGTTGCGGTTGCAAGCCGACACCCTGCCTATGAACTTCATGCAGCAAACCATGTTGTGAGATGGCTCGATCAGCTCTCTGTTGTTGATCTGCAGAAGCTTGCCAATGGTGAGATTCTTGGGTGCAGGGGCAGACGATCTGACATGGACATGGAGATTCTGATCGAGGAGTGA
- the LOC100827746 gene encoding cactin: MANPSAASRAEEITRPSKSLSKAAHRRAAAVSQKLAARGLCTFIWHKKLDRDLSRGLVPDIVSLRSERRRCLARRKEAAAVSSSSAAASRRTSPPPITTAFLARAEEDAKEAAFLLEQSRLRAETRFGHGRPKPIDLLVKSLDGTLRCALSAFRGASLEDLRELGKQIAEPAGLDRANGPFWEAAKVMCDAEIAKAAGTAASPWTAGGSGSLLYPVIVADVRRDVGCKSAEELDEMQATIAARLATGQAMVVEYWQEVLELIRVERARKFLEENYSTRDDAPPAFDGHDEEPESADDDGDGFADADEEESEAICPVAVPRTLTKPKYIARVRSGFEWNKYNRVHYDHDRPPPKTVKGYKFVVFYPGFTGTKAPEYTIHKDGDGESGETCIIRFHAGPPYEDIAFRIVNKEWEYSRKAGFRCTFDRGILHLNFHFKRFFYKR; the protein is encoded by the coding sequence ATGGCAAATcccagcgccgcctcccgcgccgAGGAGATCACGCGCCCGTCGAAGTCTCTATCCAAGgccgcccaccgccgcgccgccgccgtgtccCAGAAGCTCGCCGCGCGCGGCCTCTGCACTTTCATCTGGCACAAGAAGCTCGACCGCGACCTCTCCCGCGGCCTCGTCCCGGACATCGTCTCCCTCCGCtccgagcgccgccgctgcctcgccCGCCGcaaggaggccgccgccgtcagctcatcctccgccgctgcctcccgGCGGACATCCCCGCCGCCGATCACGACCGCCTTTCTGGCcagggcggaggaggacgccaAGGAGGCGGCATTCCTCCTCGAGCAGAGCAGGCTCCGGGCCGAGACGCGGTTCGGCCACGGCCGGCCCAAGCCCATCGACTTGCTCGTGAAATCGCTCGACGGGACGCTGCGCTGCGCGCTCTCGGCGTTCCGCGGCGCGTCGTTGGAGGACCTGCGTGAGCTCGGCAAGCAGATCGCGGAGCCTGCCGGTCTAGACAGGGCGAACGGGCCCTTCtgggaggccgccaaggtaaTGTGCGACGCCGAGATCGCCAAGGCCGCCGGGACGGCAGCAAGCCCCTGGACGGCAGGGGGCAGCGGGAGCCTGCTATACCCAGTGATCGTTGCCGACGTGAGAAGAGACGTCGGTTGCAAGAGCGCCGAAGAGCTCGACGAGATGCAGGCGACCATCGCCGCGCGGCTGGCCACCGGCCAGGCCATGGTCGTCGAGTACtggcaggaagtgttggagcTCATCCGGGTCGAGAGGGCCAGGAAGTTCCTCGAGGAGAATTACTCCACACGCGACGACGCGCCGCCCGCGTTCGACGGCCATGACGAGGAACCTGAGAGCGCAGACGACGACGGAGACGGCTTCGCGgacgccgacgaggaggagtcCGAAGCCATCTGCCCGGTCGCGGTGCCGCGGACGCTGACGAAGCCCAAGTACATCGCGCGGGTGCGGTCAGGGTTCGAGTGGAACAAGTACAACCGCGTGCACTACGACCATGACCGTCCCCCGCCCAAGACCGTCAAGGGCTACAAGTTCGTCGTGTTCTACCCTGGTTTCACCGGCACGAAGGCTCCCGAGTACACCATCCACAAGGACGGCGACGGGGAGAGCGGCGAGACCTGCATCATCAGGTTCCACGCCGGGCCACCGTACGAGGACATCGCGTTCAGGATTGTGAACAAGGAATGGGAGTATTCGCGGAAGGCGGGATTCAGGTGCACCTTCGACAGGGGTATCCTGCACCTGAATTTTCACTTCAAGCGCTTCTTTTACAAGCGATGA
- the LOC100842302 gene encoding uncharacterized protein LOC100842302 isoform X2 gives MDQEEVTEFLGQVPLLQRLPGSSIRRIAEAVQVKHYEPGEYVAREGEPVDGLCIILDGQAEVSTPASTEEANRPDYVLNKYDYFGYGTNSSVHQVNVIAVSKLNCFVLPNQYGHLLQTKTIWNAEETPENHTLMEQILHLEPLELDIFRGFTLPEAPTFRQVFGGQLIGQALAAASKTVDCLKLVHSLHAIFLIAGDNNMPIIYQVHRERDGTSFATRKVEAKQKGLVIFTLTASFQKEELGFEHQAAIMPDVPPPEQLLNMEEIRERRITDPRFPMQYRNSAAKKKFVPWPIEMRFCEDSTSQHEPSLYYWFRARGKLSEDPALHRCVVAYASDLLYSGVSLNPHRERGLKTFTLSLDHSMWFHKPVKADDWLLYVIDSPSAHGGRGFVTGRMFNRQGELIVSLTQEALIRRAKTPGQTPRPKL, from the exons ATGGATCAGGAAGAAG TGACGGAATTCCTAGGGCAGGTGCCCCTCCTGCAGCGCCTCCCCGGCTCGTCCATCCGCAGGATCGCCGAAGCCGTCCAGGTCAAGCACTACG AACCTGGTGAATACGTTGCTCGTGAAGGTGAACCTGTAGATGGCCTTTGCATCATATTGGATGGACAG GCCGAAGTTTCTACTCCTGCAAGCACAGAAGAAGCAAACCGCCCAGATTATGTGTTAAATAAATATGACTATTTTGGTTATG GGACCAATAGTTCCGTTCATCAAGTAAATGTTATTGCAGTGTCGAAG CTGAACTGCTTTGTATTGCCAAATCAATATGGGCATCTGCTGCAAACAAAGACAATTTGGAATGCAGAGGAAACACCTGAAAACCATACTTTGATGGAACAAATTTTGCATTTGGAGCCATTAGAG CTTGATATCTTTCGTGGATTTACTTTGCCAGAAGCTCCAACTTTTAGGCAAGTTTTTGGAGGACAATTGATTGGGCAG GCACTAGCAGCAGCATCCAAGACGGTCGATTGCCTGAAACTTGTGCACAGTTTGCATGCAATTTTTCTTATTGCAGGAGACAATAATA TGCCAATAATATATCAAGttcaccgggagcgtgatgGAACCAGCTTTGCCACCAGAAAAGTGGAGGCAAAGCAGAAAGGCCTTGTTATATTCACTTTAACTGCTTCTTTCCAG AAGGAAGAATTAGGGTTTGAGCATCAGGCTGCAATCATGCCTGACGTTCCTCCTCCAGAACAG CTTCTAAATATGGAGGAGATACGAGAAAGAAGAATCACTGATCCACGGTTTCCAAT GCAATATAGAAACTCGGCTGCCAAGAAGAAGTTTGTCCCTTGGCCCATTGAAATGAGGTTCTGTGAAGATTCTACATCTCAACATGAACCAAG CTTGTACTATTGGTTTAGAGCTAGAGGAAAACTTTCAGAGGATCCAGCTCTGCATAG ATGTGTTGTAGCATATGCTTCGGATCTACTATATTCGGGCGTCAGCCTCAATCCTCACCGGGAGAGGGGTTTGAAGACATTCACTCTCAGTCTTGACCACTC AATGTGGTTCCACAAGCCAGTGAAAGCCGATGACTGGTTGTTATATGTG ATAGACAGTCCATCTGCACACGGTGGCAGGGGATTTGTTACTGGACGTATGTTCAACCGGCAAGGAGAG CTCATTGTGTCGCTGACCCAAGAGGCGCTGATTAGGCGTGCGAAGACGCCTGGACAAACCCCAAGACCGAAGCTTTGA
- the LOC100842302 gene encoding uncharacterized protein LOC100842302 isoform X1, which produces MDQEEGKAAQSLPNLGATLANLGDGCHWCAVTEFLGQVPLLQRLPGSSIRRIAEAVQVKHYEPGEYVAREGEPVDGLCIILDGQAEVSTPASTEEANRPDYVLNKYDYFGYGTNSSVHQVNVIAVSKLNCFVLPNQYGHLLQTKTIWNAEETPENHTLMEQILHLEPLELDIFRGFTLPEAPTFRQVFGGQLIGQALAAASKTVDCLKLVHSLHAIFLIAGDNNMPIIYQVHRERDGTSFATRKVEAKQKGLVIFTLTASFQKEELGFEHQAAIMPDVPPPEQLLNMEEIRERRITDPRFPMQYRNSAAKKKFVPWPIEMRFCEDSTSQHEPSLYYWFRARGKLSEDPALHRCVVAYASDLLYSGVSLNPHRERGLKTFTLSLDHSMWFHKPVKADDWLLYVIDSPSAHGGRGFVTGRMFNRQGELIVSLTQEALIRRAKTPGQTPRPKL; this is translated from the exons ATGGATCAGGAAGAAGGTAAAGCAGCGCAGAGCCTACCGAATTTGGGAGCGACTCTGGCTAATTTGGGGGACGGTTGCCATTGGTGTGCAGTGACGGAATTCCTAGGGCAGGTGCCCCTCCTGCAGCGCCTCCCCGGCTCGTCCATCCGCAGGATCGCCGAAGCCGTCCAGGTCAAGCACTACG AACCTGGTGAATACGTTGCTCGTGAAGGTGAACCTGTAGATGGCCTTTGCATCATATTGGATGGACAG GCCGAAGTTTCTACTCCTGCAAGCACAGAAGAAGCAAACCGCCCAGATTATGTGTTAAATAAATATGACTATTTTGGTTATG GGACCAATAGTTCCGTTCATCAAGTAAATGTTATTGCAGTGTCGAAG CTGAACTGCTTTGTATTGCCAAATCAATATGGGCATCTGCTGCAAACAAAGACAATTTGGAATGCAGAGGAAACACCTGAAAACCATACTTTGATGGAACAAATTTTGCATTTGGAGCCATTAGAG CTTGATATCTTTCGTGGATTTACTTTGCCAGAAGCTCCAACTTTTAGGCAAGTTTTTGGAGGACAATTGATTGGGCAG GCACTAGCAGCAGCATCCAAGACGGTCGATTGCCTGAAACTTGTGCACAGTTTGCATGCAATTTTTCTTATTGCAGGAGACAATAATA TGCCAATAATATATCAAGttcaccgggagcgtgatgGAACCAGCTTTGCCACCAGAAAAGTGGAGGCAAAGCAGAAAGGCCTTGTTATATTCACTTTAACTGCTTCTTTCCAG AAGGAAGAATTAGGGTTTGAGCATCAGGCTGCAATCATGCCTGACGTTCCTCCTCCAGAACAG CTTCTAAATATGGAGGAGATACGAGAAAGAAGAATCACTGATCCACGGTTTCCAAT GCAATATAGAAACTCGGCTGCCAAGAAGAAGTTTGTCCCTTGGCCCATTGAAATGAGGTTCTGTGAAGATTCTACATCTCAACATGAACCAAG CTTGTACTATTGGTTTAGAGCTAGAGGAAAACTTTCAGAGGATCCAGCTCTGCATAG ATGTGTTGTAGCATATGCTTCGGATCTACTATATTCGGGCGTCAGCCTCAATCCTCACCGGGAGAGGGGTTTGAAGACATTCACTCTCAGTCTTGACCACTC AATGTGGTTCCACAAGCCAGTGAAAGCCGATGACTGGTTGTTATATGTG ATAGACAGTCCATCTGCACACGGTGGCAGGGGATTTGTTACTGGACGTATGTTCAACCGGCAAGGAGAG CTCATTGTGTCGCTGACCCAAGAGGCGCTGATTAGGCGTGCGAAGACGCCTGGACAAACCCCAAGACCGAAGCTTTGA
- the LOC100842920 gene encoding uncharacterized protein LOC100842920, which translates to MAGGSLAAGATPNRLKRKAPASSAAATSTSEGEEEAIEEEIEELEREVADLGRRILDHRRDAAARFAEDAVSRLVALRPPPFLEVPSEPQSIAGWHAGAEQQMLEKLKIIKSKLDPNVAVMHKLLKNLNGCAARMEKLEQLNVNIHPVFQRKR; encoded by the exons ATGGCTGGGGGCTCGCTAGCAGCTGGAGCCACGCCCAACCGGCTAAAGCGCAAGGCCCCTGCCTCGTCCGctgccgccacctccacctctgaaggcgaggaggaggccatcgAGGAGGAGATAGAAGAGTTGGAGAGGGAGGTTGCCGATCTGGGCCGCCGCATACTCGACCACCGCCgtgacgccgccgcccgcttcgCCGAAGACGCAGTCTcccgcctcgtcgccctccGTCCCCCGCCCTTCCTGG AAGTTCCAAGTGAACCACAGTCTATTGCTGGATGGCATGCTGGAGCTGAACAACAGATGCTTGAAAAACTGAAGATCATCAAATCCAAGCTCGATCCTAATGTTGCTGTTATGCACAAGTTACTGAAGAATTTGAATGGATGTGCTGCTCGGATGGAGAAGCTGGAGCAACTGAATGTGAATATACATCCTGTTTTCCAAAGAAAACGGTAG
- the LOC100828058 gene encoding uncharacterized protein LOC100828058 — MWASPGRLPATEEDAGEQRAGGGQMASCWGRFGVAALWQRLRQLSLARRRARHGSIVLGAGGGLNYDPLSYAQNFDDSSLGLEHHEPDFTARFAPARNGTRA; from the coding sequence ATGTGGGCCTCGCCGGGGAGGCTgccggcgacggaggaggacGCGGGGGAGCAGCGGGCGGGCGGGGGGCAGATGGCGTCGTGCTGGGGCCGCTTCGGGGTCGCGGCGCTGTGGCAGAGGCTCCGGCAGCTCAGCCtggcgcggcggagggcgcGGCACGGCTCcatcgtcctcggcgccggcggcgggctcaACTACGACCCGCTCAGCTACGCGCAGAACTTCGACGACAGCAGCCTCGGCCTCGAGCACCACGAGCCGGACTTCACCGCCAGGTTTGCGCCCGCCCGCAACGGCACGCGGGCGTGA